One genomic window of Sulfurovum lithotrophicum includes the following:
- the groES gene encoding co-chaperone GroES, with translation MNFKPLGDRLLIQRVEEANTTASGIIIPDNAKEKPSKGKVIAVGSEVEDINVDDTVVFGKYSGNEIILDGEEFLIMESSDIFGILV, from the coding sequence ATGAATTTTAAGCCATTAGGTGACAGACTTTTGATCCAAAGAGTTGAAGAGGCCAATACAACGGCTTCAGGAATCATTATACCTGATAATGCAAAAGAGAAACCGTCAAAAGGTAAAGTGATCGCTGTAGGCAGCGAAGTTGAAGATATCAATGTGGACGACACTGTCGTATTCGGAAAATATTCCGGAAATGAGATCATCCTGGATGGAGAAGAGTTTCTCATAATGGAGAGCTCCGACATCTTTGGAATACTCGTATAA
- a CDS encoding glutaredoxin family protein has product MEKKQKKVVLFTTPTCKWCTTAKNHLKSHGIKFKVIDISKDQKAAKDCEQHGCRGVPVYLIGSQWICGFDQKKVEKVLNL; this is encoded by the coding sequence ATGGAAAAAAAACAAAAAAAAGTAGTACTCTTCACTACACCGACGTGTAAATGGTGTACGACGGCAAAAAACCACCTGAAATCACACGGCATCAAATTCAAGGTCATTGACATTTCAAAAGACCAGAAAGCGGCAAAAGACTGTGAACAGCATGGGTGCAGAGGAGTTCCTGTTTATCTGATCGGCTCACAATGGATCTGCGGATTCGATCAGAAAAAAGTGGAAAAAGTGTTAAATTTATGA
- the serS gene encoding serine--tRNA ligase: MIDLKYLQNNFDEASTKLQKKGVDTAILEHLQNLFKTLKEANAKLEAAKAEQNSMSKLFGQYKREGKDITELKAKVDANKEAMVPLQEKAREAEASLYEVALAIPNFPDDSVPEGTDEEDNVELIKVLEPKSFDFEPLEHWALAEKNGWIDFERGVKLAKSRFSVLRGEAARLERALINFFLDTNTERGFEELCVPFMNNAQMLQGTGQLPKFEDDLFKIEDEDLYLIPTAEVPLTNMYNDEILSESELPVLMTGYTPCFRKEAGSAGRDTRGMIRQHQFDKVEMVAIAHPDKSDEVFDMMVQNASDILTALGLPHRVVELCGGDLGFSASKTIDLEVWLPGQNKYREISSISNTRDFQARRAKIRFKDNKKNRLVHTLNGSALAVGRTLIAIMENYQNEDGTIEIPEVLKKYM; the protein is encoded by the coding sequence ATGATAGACTTAAAATACCTCCAGAACAACTTCGATGAAGCAAGTACAAAATTGCAAAAAAAAGGTGTGGATACAGCAATACTTGAACATCTGCAAAACCTTTTTAAAACACTCAAAGAGGCCAACGCAAAACTCGAAGCAGCTAAGGCAGAACAGAACAGTATGTCCAAACTCTTTGGGCAGTATAAGCGCGAAGGGAAGGATATTACTGAACTTAAGGCAAAGGTCGATGCAAATAAAGAGGCGATGGTACCTCTGCAGGAGAAGGCAAGAGAAGCAGAGGCATCCCTGTATGAAGTAGCACTGGCTATCCCGAACTTTCCTGACGATTCTGTTCCAGAAGGTACCGATGAAGAGGACAATGTTGAACTGATCAAAGTACTTGAACCGAAAAGTTTCGACTTTGAACCGTTGGAACACTGGGCACTGGCGGAGAAAAATGGCTGGATCGATTTCGAACGCGGTGTAAAATTGGCAAAAAGCCGCTTTTCTGTTTTACGTGGTGAGGCTGCAAGGCTTGAAAGAGCGCTGATCAACTTCTTTCTTGATACCAACACAGAAAGAGGCTTTGAAGAGCTTTGTGTGCCGTTTATGAACAATGCCCAGATGCTTCAGGGAACGGGACAGCTTCCAAAATTTGAAGATGATCTCTTCAAAATAGAAGATGAGGATCTCTACCTGATCCCTACGGCGGAAGTACCGTTAACAAATATGTATAATGATGAGATCCTTTCGGAGAGTGAACTGCCTGTACTCATGACAGGCTATACTCCCTGTTTTCGAAAAGAGGCAGGTTCAGCCGGACGTGATACACGAGGGATGATCCGCCAGCACCAGTTCGACAAGGTAGAAATGGTTGCTATTGCCCACCCTGACAAGAGTGACGAAGTCTTTGATATGATGGTACAGAATGCTTCGGATATCCTGACGGCACTTGGCTTGCCGCATAGGGTAGTGGAACTTTGCGGAGGGGACCTCGGTTTTTCGGCGTCAAAGACCATCGACCTTGAAGTGTGGCTTCCGGGGCAGAACAAATACCGGGAAATTTCTTCCATCTCCAATACCAGGGATTTTCAGGCAAGACGTGCGAAGATCAGGTTTAAAGACAACAAAAAGAACAGGCTGGTCCATACGTTGAACGGTTCGGCACTTGCCGTAGGGCGTACGCTGATCGCAATCATGGAGAATTATCAGAATGAAGACGGGACGATAGAGATTCCGGAAGTGTTAAAAAAATATATGTAG
- a CDS encoding 2-isopropylmalate synthase yields the protein MNKETIKIFDTTLRDGEQSPGASMNTEEKIQIAAQLERLGVDIIEAGFAAASPGDFDAIEKIAQRVSNSTVCSLARAIDSDVKAAGEAVAKARMKRIHTFIATSKIHMEHKLKMSPDEVIKRAVRAVEYARTFVEDVEFSCEDAGRSDIGFMKEISDAVIQAGATTINLPDTVGFRLPFEIGAMVKEMSEYVKGRAIISVHNHNDLGLGVANSLEAVINGARQVECTINGLGERAGNAALEEIVMALRTRQDVFKGFETNINTKEIYPSSRLIASITGIEPQPNKAIVGKNAFAHESGIHQDGMLKNKETYEIIRPADIGLDMEDTLVLGKHSGRAAFKDKLSKLGFTLTDEALNSSFERFKILADRKKDIYDDDLRALVTNEMTSAPKIFELISLQLMDCSNGMPSAAVSIKKDDNEIIDASIGDGTMDAIFKTIDRISGYDGQLLDYKVKSVSKGKDALANVTVKVSFNGEPAIIGHGLNIDTMLASARAYIGALNSYLSMEGKLKSRHSDSSKTI from the coding sequence ATGAACAAAGAGACCATTAAAATATTTGACACAACATTGAGAGACGGTGAACAGAGTCCCGGGGCTTCCATGAACACAGAAGAGAAGATCCAGATCGCGGCGCAGTTGGAGCGTTTAGGGGTGGACATTATCGAAGCAGGATTCGCAGCAGCAAGCCCGGGAGACTTTGACGCCATTGAAAAGATCGCACAGCGTGTAAGCAACTCTACTGTCTGTTCTTTGGCAAGAGCGATAGACTCGGATGTCAAAGCAGCAGGCGAAGCGGTGGCCAAAGCCAGAATGAAGCGTATCCATACCTTCATCGCGACTTCAAAGATACATATGGAACACAAACTGAAAATGTCTCCTGACGAAGTCATCAAAAGAGCGGTCAGAGCGGTAGAGTACGCCCGTACTTTCGTTGAGGATGTAGAGTTCTCCTGTGAAGATGCCGGACGCTCAGACATAGGCTTCATGAAAGAGATATCCGATGCGGTCATCCAAGCAGGTGCTACGACCATCAACTTGCCCGACACCGTAGGCTTCAGACTTCCCTTCGAGATCGGTGCCATGGTCAAAGAGATGAGCGAATATGTCAAAGGGCGTGCTATCATCTCCGTGCACAACCATAATGATTTGGGCCTGGGTGTGGCCAACTCGCTTGAAGCCGTCATCAACGGTGCCAGACAGGTTGAATGTACCATAAACGGCTTGGGTGAACGCGCCGGGAATGCCGCATTGGAAGAGATCGTCATGGCATTGAGAACCAGACAGGATGTCTTTAAGGGCTTTGAAACAAACATCAACACTAAAGAGATCTACCCTTCCAGCCGTTTGATCGCAAGCATCACAGGTATCGAACCACAGCCGAACAAGGCGATCGTCGGAAAAAATGCTTTCGCCCATGAGAGCGGCATACACCAGGACGGTATGCTAAAGAACAAAGAGACCTACGAGATCATCCGTCCCGCAGATATCGGTTTGGATATGGAAGACACTCTGGTCCTGGGTAAACATTCGGGCCGTGCAGCATTCAAGGACAAATTGAGCAAACTGGGCTTTACATTGACAGATGAAGCATTGAACAGTTCTTTCGAGCGTTTCAAGATACTTGCGGACAGGAAAAAAGATATCTACGATGATGACTTGAGAGCATTGGTCACCAACGAGATGACCTCTGCTCCGAAGATTTTCGAATTGATCTCTCTGCAGTTGATGGACTGCTCCAATGGTATGCCTTCAGCGGCGGTAAGCATCAAGAAAGATGACAATGAGATCATTGATGCGAGTATCGGTGACGGGACTATGGATGCCATTTTCAAGACCATTGACCGTATATCCGGCTATGACGGTCAGTTGTTGGACTATAAGGTCAAATCGGTCAGCAAGGGAAAAGATGCTCTTGCAAACGTGACAGTCAAAGTATCCTTCAACGGAGAACCTGCCATTATAGGGCACGGATTGAATATCGATACGATGCTGGCCTCTGCCAGAGCCTATATAGGTGCACTCAACAGCTACTTGAGCATGGAAGGGAAATTGAAATCACGTCACAGTGACAGTTCGAAAACAATATGA
- the pssA gene encoding CDP-diacylglycerol--serine O-phosphatidyltransferase — MKRNIKLIYLLPNLFTASSIFIGVLSIVEASKEDFNSAAWLILLALVFDGLDGRVARMTNTTSQFGVEFDSLADIISFGIAPAMLLYFFTGNEFGRFGILVSALYVIFGAIRLARFNICTAKADPNVFIGLPIPTAAIFISMWILLFHKYALENYSILLLFLCLGISLLMVSNFRYPSFKKIQLDRPMLFKTMITLVLATSLLYLFSTEGFALIILLYVLYGPIRALYTYNIRKIHFKR; from the coding sequence ATGAAACGCAACATAAAGCTGATCTACCTACTGCCGAATCTCTTTACCGCAAGCAGTATCTTTATCGGTGTACTCAGTATTGTTGAAGCCAGTAAAGAAGATTTCAACTCTGCCGCATGGCTGATCCTGCTTGCACTGGTCTTTGACGGCCTGGACGGACGTGTTGCCCGTATGACCAATACCACCAGCCAGTTCGGAGTGGAGTTCGACTCACTTGCCGACATCATCTCTTTCGGTATCGCACCGGCCATGCTGCTCTATTTTTTCACAGGGAACGAGTTTGGACGTTTCGGAATACTGGTATCGGCGCTTTATGTCATCTTCGGTGCCATTCGTCTGGCACGTTTCAACATCTGCACAGCCAAAGCAGATCCCAATGTTTTCATTGGCTTGCCCATTCCAACAGCCGCGATCTTTATCTCGATGTGGATACTTCTTTTTCATAAATATGCACTGGAAAACTACAGTATCTTACTTCTGTTTCTTTGTCTTGGTATTTCCCTTTTGATGGTCAGCAATTTTCGCTATCCCTCTTTCAAGAAAATACAGCTTGACAGACCGATGCTTTTTAAGACCATGATCACCCTGGTGCTTGCCACCTCCCTGCTTTACCTTTTCTCTACAGAAGGATTTGCTTTGATCATTCTTCTCTATGTACTGTATGGACCGATTCGCGCACTTTACACCTATAACATCCGTAAAATTCATTTTAAAAGATAA
- the ftsH gene encoding ATP-dependent zinc metalloprotease FtsH: MANPNNNNDNKQNNNNNFFNDNPLLAFAIFSIVIILIFKSFVGEGDSLGTMMNTQGVAQTKQVKYSEIKKRIEEGAVKSVKLTPSMVEAIIEDNGRKVRYVAQNVPTYDRDLIPLLDKKGIAYEGVVGNGFFSELISMMLPILIFFAIWIFLAKKMSKGMGGGILGAGKADKLINSEKPDTRFDDVQGVEEAKDEVKEIVDFLKFPERYIELGAKIPKGVLLVGPPGTGKTLLAKAVAGEASVPFFSVSGSGFIEMFVGVGASRVRDLFAQAKKEAPSIIFIDEIDAIGKSRASGGQMGGNDEREQTLNQLLAEMDGFGTDTPVIVLAATNRPETLDAALLRAGRFDRQVLVDKPDYEGRLAILKVHSKDVKLAPNVDLEIVAKQTAGLAGADLANIINEAALLAGRQNKKQIEQSDLLEAIERSFVGLEKKNRKINETEKKIVAYHESGHALMSELSEGATRVTKVSIIPRGLGALGYTLHLPEDEERFLKQKHELMAEVDVLLGGRAAEDVFIGEISTGAGNDLDRATAILKDMVSVYGMTDVAGLMVLSRSQNSFLGAGAVSTDYSDKTAEAMDSYIKSTLNERYGYVKETLQDYYGAIDNMAKELLGTEVIEGKTVRRIIEEYEKEKGMPSRLAHKDKVAKNKAEAEKKEEALKKEISEESDNNKEA, translated from the coding sequence ATGGCTAATCCAAACAATAACAATGATAATAAGCAAAACAATAATAACAACTTTTTCAATGACAATCCCCTGCTCGCCTTTGCGATCTTCTCCATTGTCATCATCCTGATCTTCAAATCCTTCGTCGGTGAAGGAGACAGTCTCGGCACTATGATGAATACACAGGGTGTAGCGCAGACAAAACAGGTAAAATATTCGGAGATCAAGAAGAGAATCGAAGAGGGAGCGGTTAAAAGTGTCAAATTGACTCCCTCAATGGTCGAAGCGATCATTGAGGACAACGGGCGTAAAGTCCGCTATGTGGCACAGAATGTCCCAACATACGACAGAGACCTCATTCCACTGCTTGACAAAAAAGGTATCGCCTACGAAGGTGTGGTGGGTAACGGTTTCTTTTCTGAACTGATCAGCATGATGCTGCCTATCCTCATCTTCTTCGCTATCTGGATCTTCCTTGCCAAAAAGATGAGTAAAGGTATGGGGGGAGGCATTCTGGGAGCAGGAAAAGCCGATAAACTCATCAACTCCGAGAAACCCGATACACGTTTTGACGATGTCCAGGGAGTAGAAGAGGCAAAAGACGAAGTCAAAGAGATCGTCGATTTCCTCAAATTCCCGGAACGGTACATAGAACTCGGCGCCAAGATCCCCAAAGGGGTCCTGCTTGTGGGCCCTCCGGGTACCGGTAAGACCCTGCTTGCCAAAGCGGTGGCGGGAGAGGCCTCGGTACCGTTCTTCTCCGTAAGCGGTTCCGGATTCATAGAGATGTTCGTCGGGGTCGGTGCCAGCCGTGTGCGTGACCTTTTTGCACAGGCAAAGAAAGAAGCACCTTCCATCATCTTCATCGATGAGATCGACGCCATCGGTAAAAGCCGTGCAAGTGGGGGACAAATGGGCGGAAATGACGAGAGAGAACAAACCCTCAATCAGCTTCTTGCAGAAATGGACGGCTTCGGAACCGATACCCCTGTCATCGTACTTGCAGCCACCAACAGGCCGGAAACACTTGATGCTGCTTTACTTAGAGCAGGACGTTTCGACAGACAGGTACTTGTAGATAAACCTGATTATGAAGGTCGTTTAGCTATCCTCAAAGTACACTCTAAAGATGTCAAACTCGCTCCCAATGTCGATCTTGAAATCGTTGCCAAACAGACTGCCGGGCTGGCCGGGGCCGATCTTGCCAACATTATCAATGAAGCGGCCCTGCTTGCGGGACGCCAGAACAAGAAACAGATCGAACAGTCAGACTTGCTTGAAGCCATTGAACGTTCCTTTGTAGGACTTGAGAAAAAGAATCGCAAGATCAACGAGACGGAAAAGAAGATCGTTGCCTATCACGAGAGCGGACATGCACTCATGTCTGAACTCAGCGAAGGCGCTACCCGTGTCACCAAGGTCTCCATCATCCCACGCGGGCTGGGCGCACTTGGCTATACGCTGCATCTTCCCGAAGATGAAGAGCGTTTTCTGAAACAGAAACATGAACTGATGGCAGAAGTCGATGTACTCCTTGGCGGACGCGCGGCTGAAGATGTATTCATTGGAGAGATCTCTACGGGAGCAGGAAATGACCTTGACCGTGCTACTGCCATCTTAAAAGATATGGTCTCAGTGTACGGAATGACCGATGTAGCCGGGCTCATGGTCCTTTCCCGCAGTCAAAACTCTTTCCTCGGTGCCGGAGCGGTATCGACCGATTACAGTGATAAGACAGCTGAGGCTATGGACAGCTATATCAAATCCACTCTGAACGAACGCTACGGCTATGTAAAGGAAACACTCCAGGATTATTATGGCGCTATCGACAATATGGCCAAAGAACTTTTGGGAACGGAAGTGATCGAAGGAAAAACAGTCCGCAGGATCATCGAAGAGTACGAAAAAGAAAAAGGTATGCCTAGCCGTCTTGCCCATAAAGACAAGGTCGCCAAAAACAAAGCAGAGGCAGAAAAAAAAGAAGAAGCATTAAAAAAAGAGATATCCGAAGAGAGTGATAACAACAAAGAAGCCTAG
- a CDS encoding 50S ribosomal protein L11 methyltransferase → MQDKYYELTITLDDQYVDLISDYIMNIHDEGLEFGTGKIVIRSESDLTFVKDALVALQDELESDIHMDFNLEEKENIDWIKSYQESIQPIEAGKFYIFPSWYEPKERFINIKIDPALAFGSGHHATTFSCLEAISETVKEGDRIIDVGCGSGILGLAAKKLGATVELCDTDPLSVKSCKENFKLNEAQYDKLWEGSIDKAEGTYDVVIANIIADVLRFISKDLKAAVQEGGYLILSGILDKKEELVKASFQDLTLEKRTLKDEWVTLVYKKEKING, encoded by the coding sequence ATGCAGGATAAGTATTATGAACTGACGATTACTCTGGATGATCAGTATGTCGATCTTATTTCTGATTACATTATGAATATCCATGATGAAGGCTTGGAGTTCGGTACAGGGAAGATCGTCATACGAAGCGAGTCTGATTTAACTTTCGTTAAAGATGCACTGGTAGCCTTACAGGATGAGCTTGAGAGTGACATCCATATGGATTTCAACTTGGAAGAGAAAGAGAATATTGACTGGATCAAGAGTTATCAGGAGTCCATTCAGCCTATTGAAGCGGGAAAGTTCTATATCTTTCCCAGCTGGTACGAACCAAAAGAGAGATTCATCAACATTAAAATAGACCCTGCGTTGGCCTTTGGTTCCGGTCATCATGCCACGACATTCTCCTGTCTTGAAGCGATCAGTGAAACTGTCAAAGAGGGAGACCGCATCATCGATGTCGGTTGCGGTTCAGGTATTTTGGGTCTTGCGGCAAAAAAACTGGGTGCCACTGTCGAATTGTGTGATACCGACCCACTTTCAGTTAAAAGCTGCAAAGAGAACTTCAAGCTCAATGAAGCGCAGTACGACAAACTCTGGGAAGGCTCTATCGATAAAGCTGAAGGTACGTATGATGTGGTCATCGCCAATATCATTGCAGATGTGTTAAGATTCATCTCCAAGGATCTTAAAGCCGCAGTACAAGAAGGTGGATACCTGATACTTTCAGGTATTTTAGATAAAAAAGAAGAACTGGTAAAAGCATCTTTTCAAGATCTGACTTTAGAAAAAAGAACCCTAAAAGACGAATGGGTAACACTCGTCTACAAAAAGGAAAAAATAAATGGCTAA
- the hisA gene encoding 1-(5-phosphoribosyl)-5-[(5-phosphoribosylamino)methylideneamino]imidazole-4-carboxamide isomerase, whose translation MTILPAIDLKDGKAVRLSKGLMESAKIYSDEPWQVAKRFEELGSEWVHLVDLNGAFAGKPENLEQIKKIRENCNLKLELGGGIRDEETIKMYLDLGIDRLILGSIAVKDPKFVREMAAKYPIVVGIDAIDGMVAVEGWGEVSDMKATDLAKEFADAGVEAIICTDVGRDGMMTGVNIDFTLAIKEASGLETIASGGLKDMTDINALIEAGIDGTIVGKAFYEGTLDLEEAFRTVNAG comes from the coding sequence ATGACAATATTGCCCGCTATTGATTTAAAAGACGGAAAAGCAGTCAGACTAAGCAAAGGGCTCATGGAGTCCGCCAAGATCTACAGTGATGAACCCTGGCAAGTTGCCAAGCGTTTTGAAGAACTCGGAAGCGAATGGGTACACCTTGTCGACCTTAACGGTGCCTTTGCCGGAAAACCTGAAAACCTTGAACAGATCAAGAAGATCAGGGAGAACTGCAACCTCAAACTTGAACTTGGAGGAGGGATCAGGGATGAAGAGACCATCAAAATGTATCTTGATCTCGGCATCGACAGACTCATTCTCGGTTCCATTGCGGTCAAAGACCCGAAATTCGTCAGAGAGATGGCAGCCAAATACCCGATCGTTGTCGGTATCGATGCGATTGACGGCATGGTTGCAGTCGAAGGCTGGGGAGAAGTGTCCGATATGAAAGCCACCGACCTTGCAAAGGAATTCGCCGATGCCGGTGTTGAAGCCATTATCTGTACCGATGTGGGACGCGACGGGATGATGACCGGTGTGAACATTGACTTCACTCTTGCCATTAAGGAAGCCTCCGGACTGGAGACCATCGCAAGCGGCGGATTGAAAGATATGACGGATATCAATGCGCTCATTGAAGCAGGCATTGACGGCACTATTGTCGGCAAAGCATTCTATGAAGGTACCCTCGACCTCGAAGAAGCGTTTAGGACTGTAAATGCAGGATAA
- the hisH gene encoding imidazole glycerol phosphate synthase subunit HisH yields MIGIVDYNMGNLASVINAFKKVGADARLESDPSKLQQYDKLILPGVGAFGDAMAHLKSNGMDEAVKVFAASEKPLLGICLGMQLLFESSEEFGKTEGLGLIPGKVVAFDENKFDHPQKVPHMGWNELFVQKETPIFEGLPQEIYLYFVHSFHAVCDDRYAIGKTHYGYEFVSAVQNGNIYGIQPHPEKSHENGLKIIENFTKS; encoded by the coding sequence ATGATCGGTATCGTCGACTACAATATGGGGAACCTTGCCTCTGTCATCAATGCATTCAAAAAAGTGGGTGCGGATGCCAGGCTGGAAAGCGATCCTTCCAAACTGCAGCAATATGACAAACTCATTCTCCCCGGTGTGGGGGCTTTCGGTGATGCGATGGCGCATTTGAAAAGTAACGGTATGGATGAAGCAGTCAAAGTATTTGCGGCTTCCGAAAAACCGCTGTTGGGTATTTGTCTGGGAATGCAGCTGCTTTTTGAGAGTTCCGAGGAATTTGGCAAAACAGAAGGTCTTGGTCTCATCCCCGGGAAAGTGGTGGCTTTTGATGAAAACAAGTTCGATCATCCCCAGAAAGTGCCGCATATGGGATGGAATGAGCTTTTTGTGCAAAAAGAAACACCTATATTTGAAGGACTGCCTCAAGAAATCTATCTTTACTTTGTACATTCATTCCATGCTGTCTGTGATGACAGGTATGCTATAGGAAAAACACATTACGGATACGAGTTTGTTTCAGCCGTACAGAACGGGAATATATACGGTATTCAGCCACACCCGGAAAAAAGCCATGAGAACGGTTTGAAGATCATAGAAAATTTTACAAAATCATAA
- the waaC gene encoding lipopolysaccharide heptosyltransferase I — MKVAIVKLSAMGDIIHAMAALQFMKAYDPSLRIDWIVEEVFAPILEHNPDIDHILPVNLKGLKKKRRQFLSEVQKVREYATNNYDVVIDAQGLIKSAIVSRMLGSTTGFDRHSIRESMAAFFYGKTFFIPYEMNVIERNMKLMMQAIGSSDESVSLAQKKPFLFFTEENRQKTVPFLEQEDKNIVYILGSSWESKIYPREKFLEVIKQLTGNHLLVWGNESEKKSAEYIAQHSEAKVLPEMTLNELKALIASSDLVIGGDSGPTHMAWALNRPSITLFGPTPAKRNTLETEFNRVLDCGKAIDPKRLDREDLCIADIPVDQVVILAKELCK, encoded by the coding sequence ATGAAAGTTGCGATCGTAAAACTCTCCGCTATGGGTGATATTATTCATGCAATGGCGGCACTGCAATTTATGAAAGCGTATGATCCTTCCCTCCGGATCGACTGGATCGTGGAAGAGGTCTTTGCTCCGATACTTGAACACAACCCTGATATCGACCATATCCTGCCCGTGAATTTGAAAGGTTTGAAAAAAAAACGTAGGCAATTTCTGTCTGAAGTGCAAAAAGTTCGTGAATATGCCACAAACAATTATGATGTGGTCATCGATGCGCAGGGGCTTATCAAATCGGCCATTGTTTCAAGAATGCTTGGCAGTACAACAGGTTTTGACAGGCACTCCATCCGTGAAAGTATGGCCGCATTCTTCTATGGTAAGACTTTTTTCATACCTTATGAAATGAATGTGATAGAAAGGAATATGAAATTGATGATGCAGGCAATAGGCAGCAGTGATGAATCTGTTTCGTTGGCACAAAAAAAGCCCTTTTTGTTTTTTACCGAGGAAAACAGGCAAAAAACAGTTCCTTTTTTGGAACAGGAGGATAAAAATATTGTCTATATTCTGGGTTCGAGCTGGGAAAGCAAGATCTATCCACGGGAGAAATTTTTGGAAGTGATCAAACAATTGACAGGGAACCATCTGTTGGTATGGGGAAATGAGAGTGAGAAGAAAAGCGCGGAGTATATTGCACAGCATAGCGAAGCGAAGGTATTGCCGGAAATGACACTGAATGAGCTTAAAGCATTGATTGCTTCATCCGATCTGGTCATAGGCGGTGACAGCGGCCCTACACATATGGCCTGGGCACTCAATCGGCCAAGCATCACCCTTTTTGGCCCTACACCGGCCAAGCGGAATACTTTGGAGACAGAGTTCAACAGGGTACTGGATTGCGGCAAGGCAATAGACCCAAAACGGTTGGACAGAGAAGATCTCTGCATTGCAGATATCCCGGTTGATCAAGTGGTGATTTTGGCAAAGGAGTTGTGTAAATGA
- a CDS encoding lipid A biosynthesis lauroyl acyltransferase, with protein sequence MKDLLYLGVFNLFKFFVWIIPDRLLVWLMRGFSYLVYIVDRKHRKIAKVNLDLAYGNTLTEAEKEHIVRECYFYLAMTLADFVKNQGISRERLLSKVTFKNSYILEDALKEGRKVILVTAHYSNWELVALSIAAKFGPLTGVGRKLDSPTMDEILNQNRQQFDIEMLDKKGAMKSMIQALKHNRMLGLLVDQNTSENEGVLIDFFGKPVRHTPSAAILSRRFDAVIIPVFITTEDHKHYELTFYDPIQTEKTEDKEGDILRSVQQQANITEEIIRKKPEEWFWLHQRWKNQFEKYYE encoded by the coding sequence ATGAAAGATCTCTTGTATCTGGGTGTGTTCAATCTTTTCAAATTCTTTGTCTGGATCATTCCTGACCGTTTGCTGGTTTGGCTGATGAGAGGTTTTTCCTACCTTGTTTACATCGTCGACAGGAAGCACAGGAAGATAGCTAAAGTCAATCTTGACCTTGCATACGGAAATACATTGACAGAAGCAGAAAAAGAGCATATTGTCAGAGAATGCTACTTTTATCTGGCAATGACACTGGCGGATTTTGTCAAGAACCAGGGGATCTCGAGGGAAAGACTGCTTTCGAAGGTCACTTTTAAAAATTCGTATATTCTTGAGGATGCACTGAAAGAGGGCAGAAAAGTGATCCTTGTGACAGCCCATTACAGTAACTGGGAACTGGTGGCACTCTCAATCGCTGCCAAATTTGGTCCATTGACAGGAGTGGGAAGAAAACTTGATTCGCCTACCATGGATGAAATTCTTAACCAGAACCGTCAACAGTTCGATATAGAGATGCTTGATAAAAAAGGTGCGATGAAATCCATGATACAAGCTTTGAAACATAATCGCATGCTTGGATTGCTGGTCGATCAGAATACGAGTGAAAATGAAGGTGTGTTGATAGACTTTTTTGGAAAACCGGTCAGACATACACCTTCTGCAGCTATTTTAAGCAGGCGTTTTGATGCGGTGATCATTCCGGTTTTCATTACGACAGAGGATCACAAGCACTACGAATTGACATTTTATGATCCGATACAAACAGAAAAAACAGAAGACAAAGAGGGAGATATCCTCCGTTCGGTACAGCAACAGGCCAATATTACGGAAGAGATCATCAGAAAAAAGCCCGAAGAGTGGTTTTGGCTGCACCAGCGATGGAAGAACCAGTTTGAGAAATATTATGAATAG